GGCCCGGGCTGCATTTCCCTATGCTTGACTCACTGCTTCAAGATCAGAGCTCTGTGGAGTTGATGGTGACTTGATATAAACTAGTTTTTCCTCTTTGATATGCCAGTTTTGATTGCATCACTAATGAGCCCAGAGCATGTATTTCCCTAAACTTTTATATTTGGTCACTGAGCAAGCTTGACTGTTTATGTCGACAAAAAGGGTAGAATGCTCCTTTAGATTCAGTGAATAATATTATGGTCCcaagaaagaaagcagaatgATGGCATGTAGCCATGGCAACAACATTTTGTGTGTGGGCTTTTTAATGTAGGAGGATTCAGGTATCCTTGGTTATTGCTCAGCATTTTTTATCTAGGTTAAGGaagaaatttgcatttttaaacaaaatcaGCTTGGGAAATGTATGCACTCTGTTGCTCAGAATgcatatgttattattattttttttaaaggacttggCTTGCAGTAGAAGGCTATCTTCTACATAGGTTTCAATTAAACTCTTGGGACTCCAAGCCTGAAGCTACTTGTGCCTAATACTGAAAGGCAAAATATTCTTTCTGTTTAACATTGAGAGATAAGAATAGACAAAAAAGTGCCTAGCTTTGTTCTAATTTAATCTATCAATACACTTCTGTCATATAAAGCATTACCCTTTGGGCTTTCTGAATGTTCTGACCTATTGTTCAAGGCTAAGTGATGTGGGGAGAGAAGCAAAAATAGCTGTCTAATTTATTTAGATATAAAGAGCAGCAAAAGGTAACCATTTGAACAGCTGAAGTATCTCTTCATAATATAAATCATAATATAAGTGGCAATCCCTTGACTTAAACTTAATAGTACAGTACTTACAGCCTGGCCCAAGTTTTATAGCTTGCCTTTGAATGATTCACTTGAATAAATGTACTCTTGAATGATTAAAGGCTGCTCGGCcacctctctatctctctctttcatGTGGCAAACATGGTGTTCTTAAATACATGGTGACTAAACCGATCACTTGTTGGTACATGTTTAGTCCTTCAGCTTTTCTGGTAGTTAGTCACAGTAGACTATTAGTGTTGTCACCTGCCCCTGGcataacatgcacacacattctcTAACAatgtatatatgaaaattgtgTGGTGATCTGGTGGTGGGAGAGCTCCTATACATCCTTATTGGGAGAACATTAGAACAATTAGGCTTGCCTATAAGCTCtctttgatacagtggtacctcgggttaagaacttaatttgttccagaggtccgttcttaacctgaaacgtttcttaacctgaggtaccactttagctaatggggcctcctgctgctgctgtgccgccactgtgcaatttctgttctcatcctgaagcaaagttcttaacccgaggtactatttctgggttagcggactctgtaacctgaagcgtggtaccactgtacatggatttGTTTTATGCTGATCAGAGTCAGGGGGTTACCAGACAGTTTAAGTTGTCACTGGAACACCTAGGGTCCTCAATCCTCCAGGTGTTTCTTTTTCAGTGGTCTTTAATTACTCTTAAGAACATTATTATATTTTGGTAAAACTGCTAAATGTATAATGTATGTAACTTGAACCTTGTGACTTCATAGTCTCTGTATCTTTCTGTGCCATACATGAACTATGAAGATAcaaaatacaacacaatacagtaTTGCAATTTATACAGAATATATTTAGTTTAAAATTTCAGCCAATAATTTAGAAGTTGGTTACTGGAAGGGTTTCACAAAGGAGTTCTGTTTGTATCTGTATAAACTAAAGCCCCTCTGAAGAATGGCTGCTTTCAGTTGCATTGTAGCTGGAGAAAGTCTGTAAACGCCAGCTGCATGGCAAGTAAAATGAGAATGATTGAGCATGCTTGCTTAACTGTAGTTTGCTTCCTACTTCACAGATTCTATTTTAAGATGCTAAATAATGAAATGGAAAGCAACGGACTCTTGAAGCCATTTGATTGTTTTAAAATTGATTTAAGTTGTACTGAAATAATGTAATATTCATCTCTTTGGGTGTATTTACATAAACATTGCCTATATAAAGAGCCTCATACTACAAAGCAGCTTCTAAAAATGTAAGGTGTCTCAAGGAAATTCCTGTTCATAGGttacaggggtggccaactcccaagagactgcggtctactcacagagttaaaaactggcagtgatctacccctgttttttggggttcaggtcaaagttgttgagctcttttaggggagccaaagttgttgttaAGGGAAATGTGTGGTTTAAGTGAATGCAGAGTTAAGACATCATCTCAAAGGTGTCTTGCTTATCCTGAGTTCCTATAAACTGGATATGAGGGAAGGGTCAATACTATAGATATGCGGGGGCAACACAGAGGGTGCTTTACTCCAGTGGTTTGTTTCCCTGAGGTGGTTATACCATGCAATATAGCTAAATTTGGTGTAAAATGAGTTTGACAGTTTCTGGTCCATTCCGAAACACAGCCTACGGtagccctattcaggcattcTGAATTGGGCATAAGTCAGTGCATGAAGAGAAGAGAGCATGCAGTAGCTGCGCCCTACCAAACCATGTCCTTTTAGTCCTCCAgggggttgttttattttttgacaGACCTTTACAGCTCTAGTTTGATATTTTAAACTAAAATGTATGTCCCTGTTTAGGCAAAATATCTTGGTGGTATccattgtagtacagtggtaccttgggttacatatccttcaggttccatacgcttcaggttacagactccgctaacccagaaatagtacctcgggttaagaactttgcttcaggatgggaacagaaatcgtgtggtggcggcacagcggcagcaggagaccccattagctaaagtggtcttcaggttaagaacagatctccagaatgaattaagtacgtaaccaaaggtaccactgcagtacCATTGGTGCAAGGGTTTCCATTTGTACAACAGAAATTCCCTACCCTCTCTTTGTGTGCCCTTCCCCGTATCTGCTGCAGAGGGTTGGAGATAACCCAGAAGAGATTTGGGTCcacaaaaagaggaagaagaaggtccATTACACAGCCAGAAGTCCTTGAGCTGATGGTACTACTTCATTGGATCCCACCATTAACTGTAGTTGGTTGAAAACAAATGGCTGCTTCCAAGCTCCACCTGGTAGATGAGCCAGAAGAAGAGAGAATGGGGAACACACAAACCTGAGGCACTCTGTTCATGTGGCACTCTGGTTCGGTGTCATGTTGTGGCCAGTAAAATTGGGGATAGTTCATAAATGCTCCTTTGGTCTCTTCACTTAACAGTTGCAGGTTGTATGATGAGCTGTGTGTTGGAGTTGCTCAAATTTTACTTGCTTCATTCTGCCTTGGCTGCGgcaaagagaaacaaaccacagggCTGAATTAGCATCACATGTCATGTGATCCATTACCTGTGACTTGTTTTTCTCCAAACAAACCAGAAACATAAACCAGGGCTTGTTGCTTCCCACTCAGGGTTTGTTTGGGGGACAGGAATGCTGGTTTGCCTAGTGTGTCAAGCCTCATGACCTGTTTGCTGCAGTTGAGCAGGGTGAGCAGGGTATCTAGCAATACTGCTCATTCATTGGAAGCCATAGTTTATGCCTGACTGTAGCTTACCAAGGTGTGCACTGTTAATACTGTAGAGCAAAAGCATTAATCAAAGGGCGTTGTGATAAATCTCTACACTGATTCTAAATTTTAAATACTTGATTTACATACCAAACACGTTTTCTGTTTCTTACCTTTTAGCTCATCAGTCTGCTTTGGTGGTGCTTGACAACAGTGCAGAAAAATGGCTGCTAACAAGGCAAAAAACCAGAGCTCTCTGGCCCTCCACAAAGTAATCATGGTTGGCAGCGGAGGTGTGGGCAAATCAGCACTTACACTTCAGTTTATGTATGATGAGGTAAGATTTGTTATCTTTGTGTACATTTTCAGTTACAGTGGAGTGGACCATTATTGGATCTGCACTTTGCTTCCTTAATATGAAATAACTAAGCACAGACATAGATTGGTTCAGAAACACAGGAAAAAACCATTATTCTTCAAAACTGAAGTTTCTTCCTAAAAGAGCTATAACCCCATTAACTATAGCAGGGCCAGTAAAACAGTTGATTTTATATTGTTGAATTCTTGCATTTACAGCTTAGTTCAGAGATTAAGTTCCTCTTTCACAAAAACTTGGAGGTTCAAGTAGGCTGTTCTGCTCTTATCTGTCTGAAGCACTCCAGAGAATTTGTTGTGCTATATATAAATACTTTATGATAACAATAGTACATCAAATGTCACTTAGAGCTGTGTGTGTTCTGTGGTTCCATGCTTGTGCTGCAGAAGCACAGAATCTGACATTGGGTTGGCTCCTCAAGAAAACTTCAATCTATAGAAATGACCAGGGCATTGTTTGAACAGTGTGAAATctcagaagctggggtgggagCTTGCAGGGAATGATGTTGTCTTTTCTCATCACAAAAAGAAACATAccgtacatatttttaaaatgctgtatttCTTTTTGCTAAGAATCTCATATTCCAGCCCCACCCGTATAAACTCTTAATGTCTGCACAACTCTAATTCCATAGTGAAGGAGGCATTTTTAGCCTTGTGTCCTGTGCTCTTCAGGGTCAAAACCGCAGCCTTAAAATAGCAGAACGAAAGAAAATACTTTGTATCCAAGAAGCATGATAAGATTCGATAGTTGGTTTCCAACTGCTAAGAGAATGTATAAATAGTATATTGTCTATCGCTTGAGACCTACATGTTGGTCACAGTTcatgtgggtcctcagatgttcatagaattgtagagttgaaagggaccctgaggggcatttagttcaaccccctgcaatgcaggaatctcaactaaagtatgcTGGACTGCAGTTCTCATAATCCCCAGTCACCTTAGccagtaatcagggatgatgggaattgtagtccaaaaatatcagggcacccaaggttgaagaacacttaTATAAGGTGGCTTGTAAGGTAAACTATTTTGCTACATTGTTCCCAGAAGTCACTACTGATAATTTGATAACCCATCCATATTGGTCTTTGATGTCTAGTCTTCTTGGCATATGGGCTGAAGGAATCCTTATTGGCATATGGGCTGAAGTTGACAAAAATCAGGTATCAGAAGCTGAGTATGGGTACTCTACAGTTAATTACTCCTCTTATAACTCTTAGTTTGTTGAAGACTATGAACCTACGAAGGCTGATAGTTACAGAAAGAAAGTAGTTTTGGATGGTGAGGAAGTACAGATCGATATTTTGGATACAGCTGGACAAGAAGATTATGCAGCTATTCGAGACAATTACTTCCGTAGTGGAGAGGGTTTTCTCCTAGTTTTCTCCATAACTGAGCATGAATCCTTTACAGCAACAGCAGAGTTTAGGTAAGTAGTGATGTCTAGGCATTTTCTGTAGGCTTTGTGTGTGGTGCATATACTGTGTGCCAAAAAAGGAATATGGTCCAATGAACTGAATAATATGCCAAAGTGAACATCATTTTACAAGTGTAACTAATAGTGAAATTGAGGTGGTTACCTGGGTGGAATTCATTTGACCCAGGTAACACAGACGTTTCCTTACTTTTTGCCACTGAAGGGTAAGATAATCTTCtttgccctgccctgccttgCCTCCCAGGGACAACATTTTAAGTGTTGTGCTTCactttcttaatattttgttccTGCAGTTGGAACAGGAAAATATTGAGCACATCTGAAGGTATAAAGGCTATGGATGAACATTAGCAATATTTGTGTTAAGTATGTTTAGCTGTTTCTTGGGGTGAATGTTTGCAGCAGAATCTTAgttttggaagggacctcagaggtcatccagtccaacctttGCAAATGCAGGAAACACACTATTACGGTATCCCTGTTTGTTTGCTATTGAGCCTTCTCTTAAAAATGTCTAATGAAGAAAATTACACCAACTTtcaaggaagtctgttccactgttggaatAGCTTGTACCATCAATaggttattcctaatgtttagttttaTCCCTTTCATTTAtcatttgaacccattggttcatGCCCTACTGTCTGGAGCGAACAAAAGCAAATTTTCTTCATCTCCGTGTGGCAGCTGTTTgtatatttgaagatgtctattaTAACCTCTTGCTAAACTTATCAAACTCCTTCAACTTTTCTTGGCCTTTGTCTCCAGGCCCACACTATCTCTGTCAACTTCCTTGAGACACATTCCTTTTGTAGTTTTAGTTGAGCAAAGAACTTTAAATCTGTATTTATTTCAGAAATGCTCCCATCTTTCCTTGGCATGCGAAATAATAAATTGGTGTACATTTGCCATAGTTTTAGACCACTGGGAAATTGCTATGATAGCCACCTCAGTTGCTTGTGTTTAATATTTTTTACTAGGGAGCAGATCCTGCGTGTAAAAGCTGAAGAGGACAAGATACCTTTACTTGTGGTGGGAAATAAATCTGACTTGGAAGACCGTCGGCAAGTGCCTGTAGAAGCGGCTAGAAGTAAAGCAGACGAGTGGGGAGTGCAATATGTAGAGACATCAGCAAAAACCAGAGCAAATGTAGATAAGGTAAAGTACTAAGTTGGTTTTGGGACAGCAGCCTTCTAAATGTGGTTACTGACTTGCAGTTGTGGATAAATACAAAGCAAGAAACTTCTGCCTTTTGAGGACTCCTTTTATTGTGGAGAATTTGAGGGGAGTCGTGTTTAAGAACTATAGGGCTCTCATTCGGATAGCAAGGAAACTTGCTAC
The nucleotide sequence above comes from Podarcis raffonei isolate rPodRaf1 chromosome 1, rPodRaf1.pri, whole genome shotgun sequence. Encoded proteins:
- the RALB gene encoding ras-related protein Ral-B, which encodes MAANKAKNQSSLALHKVIMVGSGGVGKSALTLQFMYDEFVEDYEPTKADSYRKKVVLDGEEVQIDILDTAGQEDYAAIRDNYFRSGEGFLLVFSITEHESFTATAEFREQILRVKAEEDKIPLLVVGNKSDLEDRRQVPVEAARSKADEWGVQYVETSAKTRANVDKVFFDLMREIRAKKMSENKDKNGKKSSKNKKSFKERCCLL